One window from the genome of Rariglobus hedericola encodes:
- the uxaC gene encoding glucuronate isomerase, with protein MSVASAFLHDDFLLTTEWSRLLYHTYAKPQPIYDYHCHLPPDQIAANRKFENLTQIWLAGDHYKWRAMRAAGVNEDFITGNTTSDYDKFLAYCRIVPQLLRNPLHHWSHLELRRYFGIDLLINETNAPLIWELANAELAKPALSTHGILTANKVAVVCTTDDPADSLEHHVAIAKSGLETRVYPTFRADKLMAVAAPAVFNAWADQLAARADVKVDSLDSLLQALDQRHAFFHSIGGRLSDHGLENLPDADCTRAEAEVIFNAVRSGAAATTADTAKWVWFIMIYLGQLDAKRGWTKQLHLGALRNNNSRLLKRLGADAGVDSIGDFSQARALSRYLDALDRDNQLPKVVLYNLNPADNYVFATMAGNFQDGTTPGKIQFGSGWWFLDQKEGMEMQLNALSQLGLLSKFVGMLTDSRSFLSYPRHEYFRRILCALIGADVEAGLIPADEASVGKLVSDICYDNAAAYFALEAGSFNS; from the coding sequence ATGTCCGTCGCCTCCGCTTTCCTCCACGACGATTTCCTGCTGACCACCGAATGGTCGCGTTTGTTGTATCACACCTACGCGAAGCCGCAGCCGATCTACGACTATCACTGCCACCTCCCGCCGGATCAAATCGCCGCGAATCGTAAGTTCGAAAACCTCACGCAGATCTGGCTCGCCGGTGACCATTACAAGTGGCGCGCGATGCGTGCGGCCGGCGTGAATGAGGATTTCATCACGGGCAACACTACGTCCGACTACGATAAGTTTCTGGCCTACTGCCGCATCGTTCCGCAGCTCCTCCGCAATCCGCTGCACCACTGGTCGCACCTCGAACTGCGCCGCTACTTCGGCATCGATCTTCTCATTAACGAGACCAACGCCCCGCTCATCTGGGAACTGGCCAACGCCGAGCTCGCCAAGCCCGCGCTCTCGACCCACGGCATCCTCACCGCGAACAAAGTCGCCGTCGTCTGCACCACCGACGACCCCGCCGACTCGCTCGAGCACCACGTCGCCATCGCGAAGTCCGGTCTGGAGACTCGCGTGTATCCGACCTTCCGCGCCGACAAACTCATGGCCGTCGCCGCGCCCGCCGTGTTCAACGCCTGGGCCGACCAGCTCGCCGCCCGCGCCGACGTGAAGGTCGACTCGCTTGATTCACTGCTTCAGGCCCTCGATCAACGCCACGCGTTTTTCCACTCCATCGGCGGACGTCTCTCCGACCACGGTTTAGAAAATCTTCCCGACGCCGACTGCACGCGCGCCGAAGCCGAGGTGATTTTCAACGCTGTTCGTTCCGGTGCCGCCGCCACGACTGCGGATACCGCGAAGTGGGTCTGGTTCATCATGATTTACCTCGGCCAGCTCGACGCGAAACGCGGCTGGACGAAGCAGCTCCACCTGGGAGCCCTGCGCAACAACAACAGCCGCCTGTTGAAACGCCTCGGTGCCGATGCCGGCGTGGATTCGATCGGTGATTTTTCGCAGGCGCGCGCGCTCTCGCGTTACCTCGACGCGCTCGACCGCGACAACCAGCTGCCGAAGGTCGTGCTCTATAATTTGAATCCAGCCGACAACTACGTCTTCGCGACCATGGCCGGAAATTTTCAGGATGGCACTACCCCGGGCAAGATTCAGTTCGGCTCGGGTTGGTGGTTCCTCGACCAAAAAGAGGGCATGGAAATGCAGCTTAACGCGCTTTCCCAACTCGGCTTGTTGTCCAAGTTTGTCGGCATGCTCACGGACTCGCGCAGCTTCCTGAGTTATCCGCGTCACGAATATTTCCGTCGCATCCTCTGTGCATTGATCGGGGCGGATGTTGAGGCGGGTCTCATTCCGGCCGACGAAGCATCGGTGGGGAAACTCGTGAGCGATATCTGCTACGACAACGCCGCCGCTTACTTCGCCCTCGAAGCCGGCTCGTTCAACTCCTGA
- a CDS encoding argininosuccinate synthase, protein MKIVLAYSGGLDTSVIVKWLKETYDAEIITFAADVGQEEELKGLDKKAKATGASKHYTLDLVEEFATNYIYPMIRANAVYEGQYYLGTSIARPLIAKAQVEIARKEKADTVAHGATGKGNDQCRFELTYMALAPDLDIIAPWKMENYRAEFPGRAEMIAYCAKHKIPVEASLKKPYSMDRNLLHISYEAGILEDPWFDPTTKANKEMFKLSVSPEDAPDKPEYVEIEFAKGDAVAVNGKKLTPGQVLKTLNKLGGKHGIGRVDLVENRFVGMKSRGVYETPGGTILMQAHKQIESLTLDREVEHLRDGFIPKYAELVYNGFWFSPEREMLQAMIDESQKFVAGTVRLKLYKGNIITVGRKSKYSLYDDKIASMEGVKSWYNQSDATGFIRLNGLRLRARSLAQGGPKV, encoded by the coding sequence ATGAAAATCGTTCTCGCTTACTCGGGTGGTCTCGACACCTCCGTCATCGTCAAGTGGCTCAAGGAAACCTACGATGCGGAGATCATCACTTTCGCGGCCGACGTCGGCCAGGAAGAGGAACTCAAGGGCCTCGATAAGAAGGCGAAGGCCACCGGTGCTTCCAAGCACTACACCCTCGATCTGGTCGAGGAGTTCGCCACGAACTACATCTACCCGATGATCCGCGCCAACGCGGTCTACGAAGGCCAGTATTACCTCGGCACCTCCATCGCCCGCCCGCTCATCGCCAAGGCCCAGGTTGAAATCGCCCGTAAGGAAAAAGCGGATACGGTTGCCCACGGTGCCACCGGCAAGGGCAACGACCAGTGCCGTTTCGAGCTCACCTACATGGCGCTCGCCCCCGATCTCGACATCATCGCCCCTTGGAAGATGGAGAACTACCGCGCCGAGTTCCCCGGTCGCGCCGAGATGATCGCCTACTGCGCCAAGCACAAGATCCCGGTCGAAGCCTCGCTCAAAAAGCCCTATTCGATGGATCGTAACCTCCTCCATATTTCCTACGAGGCGGGCATCCTCGAGGATCCGTGGTTCGACCCGACGACCAAAGCCAACAAGGAGATGTTTAAACTCTCCGTCTCGCCTGAGGATGCGCCGGACAAGCCTGAATACGTCGAGATTGAGTTCGCCAAGGGCGATGCGGTTGCCGTCAACGGCAAGAAGCTCACCCCTGGGCAAGTGCTCAAGACCCTGAACAAGCTCGGCGGCAAACACGGCATCGGCCGCGTGGATCTCGTTGAAAACCGTTTTGTCGGCATGAAGAGCCGTGGCGTCTATGAGACCCCGGGCGGCACGATCCTCATGCAGGCCCACAAACAAATCGAGAGTCTCACTCTTGACCGCGAAGTTGAACATCTTCGCGACGGTTTCATTCCGAAATACGCCGAGCTTGTTTATAACGGCTTCTGGTTCTCCCCTGAGCGCGAAATGCTTCAGGCCATGATTGACGAGAGTCAGAAATTCGTTGCCGGCACCGTCCGTCTCAAGCTCTACAAGGGCAACATCATCACCGTCGGTCGCAAATCGAAGTATTCACTTTACGACGACAAGATCGCTTCGATGGAAGGTGTGAAGAGCTGGTATAACCAGAGCGACGCCACCGGCTTTATCCGCCTTAACGGCCTCCGTCTCCGCGCCCGCAGTCTGGCGCAGGGTGGCCCGAAAGTCTGA
- a CDS encoding aspartate aminotransferase family protein gives MSNRPDVVRTSTADLYDAHVLKNYGRPALTLVRGSGSHVWDDQGGKFLDFTSGIAVSALGHCHPHWVASVQRQAGELIHTSNLFRNPNQGELARRLVGYAGPGRVFFCNSGAEANEGLLKLARLHGATKAGGEEGKCYKVICAKSAFHGRTFGGMSATPQEKIQKGFRPLVPGFAFGELNNLASFEALIDDQTAAIFVETIQGEGGVNSATTEFLLGLRKLCNQHNLLLMLDEVQCGVGRTGKFFAYEHAGVRPDAIGMAKGLGGGFPIGAIWIGEKAADLFQPGMHGTTFGGTPLACAAALAVLDVIEKEKLMEQVSRASGSWIEALTELATDFPAQVLGVRGRGFMVGIQLASDPAPYVAALRDAGLLVPSAGGNVIRLLPPLNATADELASSVEILRSVFVAKK, from the coding sequence ATGAGCAACCGCCCCGATGTCGTTCGCACCAGCACGGCCGATCTCTACGACGCGCACGTTCTGAAAAACTACGGACGCCCCGCGCTCACGCTCGTGCGCGGCAGCGGCTCGCATGTCTGGGATGACCAGGGCGGCAAGTTCCTCGATTTCACCTCGGGCATCGCGGTGAGCGCGCTCGGGCATTGCCATCCGCATTGGGTGGCCTCGGTGCAGCGCCAGGCCGGCGAGCTGATTCACACGAGCAACCTTTTCCGCAATCCGAACCAAGGCGAACTCGCACGCCGTCTCGTCGGCTATGCCGGACCGGGCCGGGTATTTTTCTGTAACAGCGGAGCCGAGGCCAACGAAGGTCTGCTCAAGCTCGCGCGTTTGCATGGTGCGACCAAGGCCGGTGGCGAAGAGGGCAAGTGCTACAAAGTGATCTGCGCGAAGAGCGCATTTCACGGCCGCACGTTTGGCGGCATGAGTGCGACCCCGCAGGAAAAAATCCAGAAAGGATTTCGTCCGCTTGTGCCCGGTTTCGCATTCGGCGAACTCAACAATCTCGCCTCGTTCGAGGCGTTGATCGACGACCAGACCGCGGCGATTTTTGTCGAGACGATCCAAGGCGAAGGCGGCGTGAATTCCGCCACGACCGAGTTCCTGCTGGGCCTGCGCAAACTGTGCAACCAGCACAATCTCCTGCTCATGCTCGACGAAGTGCAGTGCGGTGTGGGTCGCACAGGAAAGTTTTTTGCCTACGAGCATGCCGGAGTGCGTCCGGATGCGATCGGCATGGCCAAGGGGCTGGGCGGCGGTTTCCCGATCGGCGCGATCTGGATCGGCGAAAAAGCGGCTGATCTCTTCCAGCCGGGCATGCATGGCACGACGTTTGGCGGCACTCCGCTGGCCTGTGCCGCGGCGCTTGCCGTGCTCGACGTGATCGAGAAGGAGAAGCTCATGGAGCAGGTTAGCCGCGCAAGCGGATCGTGGATCGAGGCCTTAACGGAACTGGCGACGGATTTTCCGGCGCAAGTGCTGGGCGTGCGCGGACGTGGCTTCATGGTGGGCATTCAGCTGGCCAGTGATCCGGCTCCGTATGTCGCGGCGTTGCGTGATGCGGGCCTGCTCGTGCCCTCCGCTGGCGGCAATGTGATTCGGCTCCTGCCTCCGCTCAATGCAACGGCTGACGAGCTCGCGAGTTCCGTCGAGATTCTGCGCTCGGTGTTTGTCGCGAAAAAGTAA
- a CDS encoding Gfo/Idh/MocA family protein, producing the protein MSKVRIGIVGLGNMGSTHANQILAGKISRLELTAVADSDPAKLARVPQVKGFSSAAEMMASGLIDAILIATPHYDHTTIGIAALKAGLHVMVEKPISVHRADCERLIAAHTNKKQVFAAMFNQRTDHYYLKIRDLIQSGELGEIRRVNWIITDWFRTETYYASGGWRATWGGEGGGVLLNQCPHNLDLFQWMFGLPVTLRANCQFGKYHDIEVEDDVTAIMTFKNGATGVFITSTGEAPGTNRLEITAERGKVVYEKDKITYTRNVQEMGEFSRTTDQAFGRPEVWEVNIPAPSHGDQHNGILKNFTDAILDGTPLVAPAAEGIRSVELANAMLMSAWTDKAVTFPIDGKKYERLLKAKIATSKASKKKKKVVKITNDDFAKSMVK; encoded by the coding sequence ATGAGCAAAGTTCGCATTGGTATCGTTGGTCTTGGCAACATGGGCTCGACCCACGCCAATCAAATTCTCGCCGGCAAAATCAGCCGTCTCGAGCTCACCGCCGTGGCGGATTCCGATCCCGCGAAGCTGGCCCGCGTTCCGCAGGTCAAGGGCTTCTCGTCTGCCGCCGAGATGATGGCTTCCGGCCTCATTGACGCGATTCTCATCGCGACTCCGCACTATGATCATACCACGATCGGCATCGCCGCGCTCAAGGCCGGCCTGCACGTCATGGTTGAGAAACCGATCTCGGTGCATCGCGCCGACTGCGAGCGCCTCATCGCTGCCCACACCAATAAAAAACAGGTGTTCGCCGCGATGTTCAACCAGCGCACCGATCACTATTATCTTAAGATCCGTGATCTCATCCAGAGCGGCGAGCTCGGGGAAATCCGCCGCGTCAACTGGATCATCACCGATTGGTTCCGCACCGAGACCTACTACGCTTCCGGCGGCTGGCGTGCGACCTGGGGCGGCGAGGGTGGCGGTGTGCTGCTCAACCAGTGTCCGCACAATCTCGACCTCTTCCAATGGATGTTCGGCCTGCCCGTGACCCTTCGCGCCAACTGCCAGTTCGGCAAATATCACGACATCGAGGTCGAGGACGACGTCACCGCCATCATGACCTTTAAGAACGGCGCCACCGGTGTGTTCATCACGTCGACGGGCGAGGCCCCCGGCACCAACCGTCTCGAGATCACCGCCGAGCGCGGCAAGGTCGTCTATGAGAAAGACAAAATCACCTATACCCGCAACGTGCAGGAGATGGGCGAATTCAGCCGCACGACGGACCAGGCGTTCGGCCGTCCCGAAGTCTGGGAAGTCAACATCCCGGCTCCGAGCCACGGCGATCAGCACAACGGCATTCTGAAAAACTTCACCGATGCCATTCTTGATGGCACTCCGCTGGTCGCCCCTGCGGCCGAGGGCATTCGCTCCGTCGAGCTCGCCAACGCCATGCTGATGTCCGCCTGGACCGACAAGGCCGTCACCTTTCCGATCGACGGGAAAAAATACGAGCGTCTCCTCAAGGCGAAGATCGCCACCTCCAAGGCCTCGAAGAAAAAGAAGAAGGTCGTTAAGATCACCAACGACGATTTCGCCAAGTCCATGGTCAAATAA
- a CDS encoding bifunctional ornithine acetyltransferase/N-acetylglutamate synthase, translating to MPSTALSFSSRDEHRAWLATQSALPLGFRVGTARFDFMPKEAPKPAKMTLTLIALDKPTPDFAAMFTKNAFPGAPVIVGRQRLDEPLLGAIIVNNKISNVCAPGGVETSERVCVETAKLLGLPATAVLPSSTGVIGWGLPADDIVANLPKAAAALAAGSIMPAAEGIVTTDLYPKVRSAAVGAGRIVGIAKGAGMIEPNMATMLVYILTDLAVPRDTLRALLTKTVNASFNRISIDSDTSTSDTVALVSSSLVPCDDLAAFENALALVCRDLAEDVVRNGEGVRHVIRVEVKNAATASLACALGKAIVNAPLFKCAVAGNDPNVGRLVQAIGKHVGAHAPETDLSKLRASIGGIEIFAKGAFRLNPEKETALVAHLKNAELYTSKPSADGVFAATVDYPPHERCVEIEVDLGSGHAAATIFGGDLTHEYVSENADYRS from the coding sequence GTGCCCAGCACCGCCCTTTCCTTCTCTTCCCGTGACGAACATCGTGCGTGGCTCGCCACGCAATCCGCCCTGCCACTCGGCTTCCGCGTGGGCACGGCACGCTTCGACTTCATGCCCAAGGAAGCACCCAAGCCCGCGAAGATGACGCTCACGCTCATCGCGTTGGATAAACCCACGCCGGACTTCGCCGCCATGTTCACCAAAAACGCCTTCCCCGGCGCCCCCGTGATCGTCGGCCGCCAGCGCCTCGATGAACCCCTGCTCGGCGCGATCATCGTTAATAATAAAATTTCCAACGTGTGCGCGCCCGGTGGCGTCGAAACCTCGGAACGCGTGTGCGTCGAGACGGCAAAACTCCTCGGCCTCCCCGCGACCGCTGTGCTGCCGAGTTCCACCGGTGTGATTGGCTGGGGCCTGCCGGCCGACGACATCGTGGCGAATCTGCCCAAAGCCGCCGCCGCGCTCGCCGCCGGTTCGATCATGCCCGCCGCCGAAGGCATCGTGACGACTGATCTTTACCCCAAAGTCCGCAGCGCCGCCGTCGGCGCGGGCCGCATCGTCGGCATCGCCAAGGGCGCGGGCATGATCGAGCCCAACATGGCGACGATGCTCGTTTACATCCTCACCGATCTCGCCGTGCCGCGGGACACGTTGCGCGCACTGCTTACGAAGACGGTCAACGCCAGCTTCAATCGCATCAGTATCGACAGCGATACCAGCACCTCGGACACCGTTGCCCTCGTCTCGTCGAGCCTCGTGCCCTGCGATGACCTCGCCGCGTTCGAAAACGCACTCGCGCTTGTGTGCCGCGACCTCGCCGAAGACGTCGTGCGCAATGGCGAAGGCGTGCGTCACGTAATCCGCGTCGAGGTGAAAAATGCCGCGACCGCCTCGCTCGCTTGCGCGCTCGGCAAGGCGATCGTGAACGCGCCGCTCTTCAAATGCGCCGTCGCCGGTAACGATCCGAATGTCGGCCGCCTCGTGCAGGCCATTGGTAAACACGTCGGCGCGCATGCACCCGAAACCGATCTTTCCAAGCTGCGTGCAAGCATCGGCGGCATCGAGATTTTCGCCAAGGGTGCGTTCCGGCTGAATCCGGAAAAAGAAACCGCACTGGTCGCCCACTTGAAAAATGCGGAACTTTACACGAGCAAGCCGTCCGCCGATGGCGTGTTCGCCGCGACGGTGGATTATCCGCCGCACGAACGCTGCGTGGAGATCGAGGTCGACCTCGGGAGCGGTCACGCCGCAGCCACGATTTTTGGTGGCGACCTCACACATGAATACGTGAGTGAGAACGCGGATTACCGGAGCTGA
- a CDS encoding LacI family DNA-binding transcriptional regulator, which produces MADPIPAIPARITLKQVAAEAGVHVSTAWRALKNDTYVDPVKRAHIRAISTRLGYVPDPMLTALSHYRRKQHTPAYRSTFAWVHTFAEKHGWQDSIHLKAYHEGATAFAASMGYKLEEFWLTEPNLSPKRAREVLLARNIRGLIFCPQPSAKMELKLPVEAFAGVAIGYSVESPRLHVVANHQHSSTLTCLRELCRKGHSRIGMVSASETLRRAEHNFETPYCLFRDAQEDHAKIPLFMIDGRDEPAVVNPWRDRFLAWVDKYRPTAIVSTVSEVKTWLEGAGYDVPGDISIVTLSRIFDSDWSGIDQQEKEIGARAVELLISLFQSGERGVPATPLRLLIEGRWIENGTVKKLGPPVTELLKRLS; this is translated from the coding sequence ATGGCCGACCCCATTCCTGCGATCCCCGCCAGAATCACCTTGAAGCAAGTCGCCGCCGAGGCCGGCGTGCACGTCTCCACGGCATGGCGTGCGCTCAAAAACGACACCTACGTCGACCCCGTTAAACGCGCACACATCCGCGCAATCTCAACACGCCTCGGCTACGTGCCCGACCCGATGCTGACGGCCCTCAGCCACTACCGGCGCAAGCAGCACACGCCGGCCTATCGTTCGACTTTTGCGTGGGTGCACACGTTCGCCGAAAAACACGGCTGGCAGGACTCGATTCATCTCAAGGCTTACCACGAGGGCGCGACGGCGTTTGCCGCATCGATGGGTTACAAACTGGAGGAGTTCTGGCTGACTGAACCCAACCTGAGCCCAAAGCGCGCACGCGAAGTCTTGCTCGCGCGAAATATCCGCGGGCTGATTTTCTGCCCGCAACCTTCGGCCAAAATGGAATTGAAACTGCCCGTCGAAGCGTTTGCCGGCGTAGCGATTGGCTATTCGGTTGAGTCACCACGACTGCATGTCGTGGCCAATCACCAGCACAGCTCCACGCTCACGTGCCTGCGTGAGTTGTGCCGGAAGGGCCACAGTCGCATCGGCATGGTGAGCGCGTCGGAAACGCTGCGCCGCGCCGAGCATAACTTCGAGACGCCCTACTGCTTGTTTCGCGACGCCCAGGAAGATCATGCAAAGATTCCGCTCTTCATGATCGATGGCCGCGACGAGCCGGCCGTGGTCAACCCGTGGCGCGATCGCTTTCTCGCCTGGGTGGATAAATACCGTCCCACCGCGATCGTCTCCACGGTATCGGAAGTGAAGACCTGGCTCGAGGGCGCGGGCTACGACGTCCCCGGCGATATCAGCATCGTGACGCTGTCGCGCATTTTTGATTCCGATTGGTCGGGCATCGACCAGCAGGAAAAGGAAATCGGCGCGCGCGCGGTGGAGTTGCTCATCAGCTTGTTTCAATCCGGCGAACGCGGCGTGCCCGCAACACCCCTGCGCCTGCTCATCGAAGGTCGCTGGATCGAAAACGGCACGGTGAAAAAACTTGGTCCGCCGGTGACCGAACTACTGAAGCGGCTCTCGTAG
- the argF gene encoding ornithine carbamoyltransferase, whose translation MKHFLKETDFKPHEVAEVFALARDLKAKRGRHTPPVLQHQTWALIFSKSSTRTRVSFEVGVHELGGNPLFLNKNDIQLGRGESVEDTAKVLSRFVHGLIVRTYEHAEVERLAASGTIPVINALTDFLHPCQIYTDAFTLAERWAPKGGDLLGSLKGRKIAFLGDTACNMANSWILGAALFGMKISLSGPKGFEPSPEIDALLKQEGLAKDYHFTTDPLEAVKDADVVYTDVWVSMGKEEETKQRIAQMSPYAVTAEVFAAAKPDAWFMHCLPAHPGEEVSQEVLDNPRSIIFDQAENRLHIQKAIMATLASNQARG comes from the coding sequence ATGAAGCACTTCCTCAAAGAGACCGACTTCAAGCCACACGAAGTGGCGGAAGTTTTCGCGCTGGCACGTGACCTTAAAGCCAAGCGGGGTCGTCATACGCCCCCGGTGCTTCAGCATCAGACGTGGGCGCTGATCTTTTCGAAGTCTTCCACGCGCACACGTGTGTCCTTTGAAGTCGGTGTTCACGAACTCGGCGGCAATCCGCTTTTCCTGAACAAGAACGACATCCAACTGGGCCGTGGTGAGTCGGTTGAGGACACGGCCAAGGTGCTTTCGCGGTTTGTGCACGGCTTGATCGTTCGCACCTACGAACACGCCGAAGTCGAGCGTCTCGCGGCCAGCGGCACCATTCCGGTGATCAATGCGCTGACGGATTTTCTGCACCCGTGCCAGATTTACACGGATGCCTTTACGCTGGCCGAACGCTGGGCGCCAAAGGGCGGCGATCTCCTCGGTTCGCTCAAAGGTCGCAAGATCGCGTTCTTGGGCGATACGGCCTGCAATATGGCCAACTCCTGGATCCTCGGTGCGGCGCTCTTCGGAATGAAGATCTCGCTCTCCGGCCCCAAAGGCTTCGAGCCGTCGCCCGAAATCGATGCGCTGCTCAAGCAGGAGGGGCTCGCCAAGGATTACCATTTCACGACCGATCCGCTCGAGGCGGTGAAGGATGCCGACGTCGTTTACACCGACGTATGGGTGAGCATGGGCAAGGAAGAGGAGACCAAGCAGCGCATCGCGCAAATGTCGCCTTATGCCGTCACGGCCGAGGTCTTCGCTGCCGCCAAGCCGGACGCGTGGTTCATGCACTGCCTGCCGGCCCATCCAGGCGAGGAAGTCAGCCAGGAGGTCTTGGATAATCCACGCTCGATCATTTTTGATCAGGCGGAAAACCGGCTGCACATTCAGAAGGCCATCATGGCCACTCTGGCGTCCAATCAGGCTCGCGGCTGA
- the argB gene encoding acetylglutamate kinase, translated as MNVTEITTKAKVLLEALPYIQDFRGSTFVVKYGGSFMDDPDPAVRNRVAYDIAFLAAVGINVVVVHGGGKAITKALEASGLKSQFAPNGMRITDEASVQIVKKTLDEVVNKDVCDAISLAKAKPKGLAGDSVLVCEKLLVDDNGNAVDLGYVGEVTEVKVKLIKKEIADGNVPVISPVAEGLDGKPYNVNADLVAGRVASALRARRLVYMSDVPGLLSNPSDPESLISTLKISQVDDLKKRGVIDKGMRPKVMSAVRALQEGVQRVHFIDGRQSHSLLMEIFTDSGIGTEIVHG; from the coding sequence GTGAACGTAACTGAAATCACCACCAAGGCGAAGGTGCTCCTAGAAGCCCTGCCTTACATCCAAGATTTTCGCGGCTCGACCTTCGTAGTCAAATACGGCGGCAGCTTTATGGACGACCCAGATCCCGCGGTGCGCAACCGCGTGGCCTACGACATCGCGTTCCTCGCAGCCGTGGGCATCAACGTCGTCGTTGTCCATGGCGGTGGCAAAGCGATCACCAAGGCGCTCGAAGCCTCGGGCTTGAAATCGCAGTTCGCGCCCAATGGCATGCGCATCACCGACGAGGCCAGCGTGCAGATCGTCAAGAAGACGCTCGATGAAGTTGTGAACAAGGACGTGTGCGATGCCATTTCGCTGGCCAAGGCCAAGCCCAAGGGGCTCGCCGGCGACAGCGTGCTCGTGTGCGAAAAGCTGCTCGTTGACGACAATGGCAACGCCGTTGATCTCGGCTATGTGGGCGAAGTCACCGAGGTGAAGGTGAAGCTCATCAAAAAGGAAATCGCCGACGGCAACGTTCCGGTGATCTCGCCGGTGGCCGAAGGGCTCGACGGCAAACCTTACAACGTGAATGCCGACCTGGTTGCCGGCCGCGTGGCCAGTGCCCTGCGCGCCCGCCGCCTCGTTTACATGAGCGACGTCCCCGGCCTGCTTTCGAATCCGTCGGATCCGGAGTCGCTGATTTCCACGCTCAAAATTTCCCAAGTGGACGACCTCAAGAAGAGGGGTGTCATCGACAAGGGCATGCGCCCGAAAGTCATGAGCGCCGTGCGCGCGCTTCAAGAGGGCGTGCAGCGCGTCCACTTCATCGACGGGCGCCAGTCGCATTCGTTGTTGATGGAAATTTTCACCGACTCCGGCATTGGCACGGAGATCGTGCACGGTTGA
- a CDS encoding sugar phosphate isomerase/epimerase family protein yields the protein MKISQVAIQLYTLRDFCKTAPEFAAAMKKVREIGYTAVQISGVGPIPETELVAMCKAEGLTICATHEPGVKILDETESVIARLAALGTKLTAYPFPAGIDFDNPEHVNTLIKKLDIAGAKFRAAGMKLGYHNHAHEFYRPAGGKTFLERIYDETSPENIVAELDVFWVQRGGGDVVEWVKRVKGRTPFIHLKDFKVNPSGEANFCEVGSGTLDFKRIIAEAEAGGCEWFIVEQDTCPGDPFVSIKQSFDYIKANLVS from the coding sequence ATGAAAATTTCCCAAGTCGCCATCCAGCTCTACACACTCCGCGATTTCTGCAAAACCGCGCCCGAGTTCGCCGCCGCCATGAAGAAGGTGCGCGAGATCGGTTACACCGCCGTGCAGATCAGCGGCGTTGGCCCGATTCCCGAGACCGAGCTTGTCGCCATGTGTAAAGCCGAAGGACTGACCATCTGCGCCACGCACGAACCGGGCGTAAAGATTCTTGATGAAACCGAGTCCGTGATCGCCCGCCTCGCCGCGCTTGGCACGAAACTCACCGCGTATCCGTTTCCGGCCGGTATCGATTTCGACAATCCGGAGCACGTCAACACGCTCATAAAAAAGCTCGATATCGCCGGCGCCAAGTTTCGCGCCGCCGGTATGAAGCTCGGCTACCACAACCATGCCCACGAGTTCTACCGTCCCGCCGGCGGCAAGACCTTCCTCGAGCGCATCTATGATGAAACCTCGCCCGAAAACATCGTCGCGGAGCTCGACGTTTTCTGGGTCCAGCGCGGCGGCGGCGATGTCGTCGAGTGGGTCAAACGCGTTAAAGGCCGCACGCCTTTCATTCACTTGAAGGACTTCAAGGTGAACCCATCGGGTGAAGCCAACTTCTGCGAAGTCGGTTCCGGCACGCTCGATTTCAAACGCATCATCGCCGAGGCCGAGGCCGGTGGCTGCGAGTGGTTCATCGTCGAGCAGGATACCTGCCCGGGTGATCCGTTCGTCTCCATCAAGCAGAGCTTTGATTATATCAAGGCGAACCTCGTCTCCTGA
- a CDS encoding type II secretion system protein, with protein sequence MRSPSRPTLSAAGFTLLEIMVVVTMIGLLCAIAVPAYRKLQRRSVNTLTSNELRVASGALEYYVTDKGIWPPDGDGGIPAELIGYLPPPDRWNKPTPIGGSWSWSINTDGAAAALRINNFTALDDQIAAIDQMIDNGDTSSGTLFRSGQSLIYVLQQ encoded by the coding sequence ATGCGTTCTCCTTCACGCCCCACTCTTTCCGCCGCCGGATTTACCCTGCTGGAGATCATGGTGGTCGTGACGATGATCGGCCTGCTGTGTGCCATCGCGGTTCCGGCCTACCGCAAATTACAGCGTCGCAGTGTTAATACATTAACGAGCAATGAACTGCGGGTCGCCTCCGGAGCGTTGGAATATTATGTGACCGATAAAGGCATCTGGCCGCCCGATGGCGATGGCGGCATACCAGCCGAGCTTATCGGCTACCTGCCTCCACCTGATCGCTGGAATAAACCGACGCCGATAGGCGGATCCTGGTCTTGGTCCATCAACACCGACGGAGCCGCCGCGGCCCTGCGCATCAATAATTTTACGGCTCTGGATGATCAGATCGCGGCTATTGATCAGATGATCGACAACGGCGACACCTCCAGCGGCACGTTATTCCGTTCCGGCCAGTCGCTGATCTACGTTTTGCAACAATAG